The window ACCGGCGGATAATCTTCGTCGATCGATACGATCAGTCCTGTCGGAGCATGGTGGAGTTCTGTCGTCTCCATGGCCTCAATGCCATCGAACCTTGCCACACTTGCCGTTGCCTCTTCTCGAGACTCATTTTCTTCTAATTTGGTCCCTATGTTTACTTGTGGGGttcgtttttgttttcttttctcttcttgtTGAAATGTGTGGGGTAGTTGTTGTCGtttgttgtgttttttttttgggttgatGTTTGTTTTATATTTGTTTCCTAAGATTTAGGATGACCATTGAGAGAGAAAGGAGAGGTAGTAGTTTGCTTTTACATGTTTGGGAGATGGTTGTTTTTGGTACAAATCTAAAAGCACTATTCTATCCCAAAAAATAAGCAAATTTCCACGGTTTAAATCTTACTTTTAAGTCTAATTTCCTTTTTAtcctaaaaatttaaaatgtacAAACTTACTCTTTTGCACCTAATTTAAAAcctaataaatttattttcaatgaaAATCGTTGGATATAATTATaagaatatttacaaaaattataccaaaattttaaaatctatcaATATTAGTTTCATCAAAATTCATCAAATTCGATCAAATTCCAATAAAACAAATCATGAAATGACCAATTCAATCGATTTCCAACCAAAATTAATGAGTTTCGTTTCACGAACTTCGTTTCACGAACTTCGTTTCAATGATTTTAGAAAACACAATCatactttttttaaatatatgtaTTGAGCCAATtacttatttaataatttttatttttataattaaagcACCAAAATAGGaccattatttatattttgtagaAAAATATTCGTCTTCCAGTGATTTTGTTCTATAAggtgtaaataatttgttaatttcttctttttttaaaaaaaaattcctttagTAATTCGTCtataaaatttcattaaaaaaattatattttagacataaaaattatttgaattaatggaattacataaaaaaaatttcaattctaCAAATTTTCATTCAGAATCTTACTGAAGAAATTTTGACGAATATTCTCTTCTACTGTATTTAATAGATGAGGTCACATGATGGTAATTATGTATCTAAGAATACTACGTGAAGGGTTAAAAACTCAATTTCTTTAAAAGAAGCttgtttttcaaatatataaatatttggagactatttttcaaaataatccTATAACTTTTGGTCAAACAAATTCATAATCAAACCAAATGATACGTGCAATTAGTTCTCACCGTAAATTAACAATAACAAAAGCCGATGCTCCAGCCTCCTAAATGTCCTCCGGTGGTCGTCACCGTCCATTTCGATCTGCCATTATTCTTCTCGCCGGCGTCTTTACGCCACCGCTAGCACTGCATGAACTTCTCCCCAACTCTCAGATTCGAAATGCTGATTTGGACGTCGACCCACTTTGGTCGTTCTCGTTTGGTCCATTCATTTTCCTTCAACGTCCTGAAAGCCACCGCCCCGGTGAATTCCATTCCCCGAGATACCCTATTGCACAGCGTCGTTGTAAAGTTGGGATTGGCTAATGAACTGTCTGTACAGAACAAGCTATTGAAAGTTTATGTTAAGTGCAGGGATTTGGATAGTGCACGGAGcctgtttgatgaaatgcctaGGAGAAATGTTGTGTCGTGGAATACGGTGATATGTGGGCTTGTCGATGGCGGGTATGGAGGTGAGTTTAAAACGAGGCAGCGcttgatttttttatattttaagaaGATGTTGATGGGTTTGGTGGACCCAGATGGCATCACGTTTAATGGGTTGTTTCGATCTTGTGTTGTGTTGAATGATGTTGAAAGTGGCAGGCAATTGCATAGTTTTGTTATGAAAATTGGGTTTGATTTGGATTGTTTTGTGGGGAGTGCATTGGTTGATTTTTATGCGAAATGTGGGTTATATGAAGATGCGAGATTAGCGTTTAGCTGTACTCTGTACAAGGATCTGGTCTTGTGGAATGTGATGTTGTACTGTTATGTGTTTAATTCTTTGAGCCGAGAAGCGATTGAAGGCTTTCGTTTGATGCAGTTGGAAGGCTTTAAAGGTGATGAATTTACATTCAGCAGCCTGCTAAGCTCGTGCAAGTATAAAGGATCAGGAGAATTGGGTAAGCAACTCCATGGTCTTCTTATAAAACAGTCATTTGATTTAGATATTCTTGTGGCAAGTTCACTTATCGATGTGTATGCTAAAAACGATAATTTATATGATGCTCGCAAGGTTTTTGACGAAATGCCAACTAGAAATTCTGTGTCTTGGACCACTATGATTGTGGGGTATGGACAGCAAGAATATGGAAAAGAGGCAGTGAAACTGTTCAGGAGAATGTTTGGGAAAGATTATTGCTTGGATGAGTTAACTTTTGCTAGTGTGCTGAGTTCGTGTGGCTTTACGTCTGGGGCCTCTGAACTGATGCAAGTTCATTCCTGCTTGATAAAACTCGGTTTTGAAGCATTTTTGTCTATTAACAATGGTTTGATATATGCATACTCGAAGTGTGGTATCGTTGCCGCAGCATTACAATGCTTTAGATTAATTGCAGAACCAGATTTGGTAACATGGACATCAATTATATGTGGACTTGCATTTTGTGGCCTTGAGAAAGATGCTGTTAAGTTATTTGATAAGATGTTATCATATGGCATTAGACCAGATAAAATTGCATTCCTTGGAGTTCTCTCTGCCTGTAGCCATGGGGGATTTGTAAGCATGGGGCTTCACTACTTCAATTTAATGACAAACCAATACCAACTTGTTCCTGATCCAGAGCATTTAACATGCTTGATCGACCTTCTTGGTAGAGCGGGTAGTCTAGACCAGGCTTTTGATCTTTTGAAATCAATGCGAAAGGAAGCTGGACCAGATGCTTTAACGGCTTTCATTCGAGCATGTAGAACTCATGGGAACTTGAAATTGGCAAAACGGGCTATGGAGTTCATATCAGAGCCAGATGAACCAGTGAACTATTCTCTAGTGTCGAATATGTATGCTTCTGAAGGAAGATGGTCAGATGTGGCAAGAATGCACAAACTGATTAACGATCGTTGTGAACAGAAAACCCCAGGCCTCAGTTGGGTAGAAATTGCTGGTTATAACCACTTGTTTAAATCAGGTGACAGATCCCATCCACAGTCTTCAGATCTCTATGCCATGCTAGGATTATTACTAAACACTATGAAGGAGGATTACAAGTCCACAGCCTTTTAGGTAGATATTGTCCCCGAATGAATGGCAAATCTTGGTTGATCGCAGGTTGGACACAAATCAAAATCCATTTCAAGGTCCAGCACTTGACCGGCCACATGTGACTTTAATTGGTACATCTAATCAGCCATAGGTACACGATTTCAGATACTAAAACAAGTGTTTGGCAGTAGGAATCAAAATAAAGTAATTTGAAATTTGACGTTTTCTCTGTTTATAGCATTGTAGGTGACCCCACTGTTGTAAAGCAGCGAAGTCGTTCAAACTGCTTTCCCATTATTGTAAAGGAATAAAGTCTTCCAAAATGGTCGTAGTTCACGcttgagaaagaaaaggaagcaggagttcattttgaTAGACCAATGACGTATTGTGGTAAGCTATAGTTCAAATATCCATTCATGTTGAAGTTAATTTGTTGGTCTTGACTTTAAAATACCTCTTCGACTAAAGCTGGGTATGGACctagaaacaaacaaaatactCTGCATGGCAACCCTAAGAAGCATGTACATTTTATTTTGGCTTGCATGACTCTTGACAAAATACTCTTAGACACGTTTACAGTCGTTGAACATGTATTACTTGTTAGCGCAATTGATGCATCGGACACTAGTTCTACAAAGCAATATACGGTAAAGTAAATCTTTGTTAAATATTTAAGTTAATGTGATTTTGTAATGTTTGTATCCTAGATTTTCTAGAAAACAAAGTACCATCATGTCTGTATTGTGTTGTAATAGTGTCTGCTTCTTAGTTTTCAACTCCCTGTAGAGGGAATAAGGATGTAAAATTGGAACAATTCAAGTTAGCTCCCGAAACCAATATtcagttgaaaaaataaacaaacacaGCCGAAATTTTCAAAAGTGAGTCAGACATTTGAATGAAACCAACAAAATCAATCCAAATTGAACCGAATGAGCCAACTAATAACTTCAGTTTTTCTTTTCAGGAGGAGCTTCCTCAAACAACAGAGAACTGGGTGTACATCAGCTGTCCAGATTTGGTGAATAAACTCGTGATAAGATTTGTTCAATAAGAATTGAAATAGTTACTGGGCATGAGCTTAAGCCACTTAACTTTTCAATGATTCCCAAAATAAGGGATGATTTCAACCCATCTAAGCTATGAATATTCACAATTTCATGTCTTATTTTGCCtaccaaaagaagaaagaatcaAGTAAGAAAAATGGAACCTGTGGAACTGTGGACGATAATTTACAGTAAATATGACCCCGATAAATTATACTTGGAATGTCTCCAATCGGCTGGAACTTGCAAAATCGCCTACTATTACAACTTGCTATACACTTCTAGGCAACGAATCCTGCCTAGCCAATTCATAATTTACGTTTGAACCTCTTTCGATCTCACCATTGAGAACGACAGAAGAGTTTTCACCATCCGAAACTCTTGCTTTTGAACAGAGGAAAAAGAATGACGACATGTAGATAGTCAAGTGCCAAATGCTGTAAACAATTCGAGAAATCGAAACTTAGAGAAATACATAGATAGGGAAGAGAAATGAGGGGATTTGTGGTGTACCTATGCCAAATCCAATAGGTTTCAGTGGTTTCCAAGTTCCAGCTTATGGCAGCCATAGCCAGCGCTGTGAAACCTGCCATCATAAACCCCCATCGATATCTTCTGTACAGAGTCTTCAAAAGATTGCGTCCCCATGCTTTGATAGATTCCCATCTGCACAAGTTATTTTAACGGTTTTTAAATCTCTCAAATATGATGTAAGCTTAAATTATGTTTATTGCTAGACAATTAAAATTTTTACAATACCAATTCAGCACTATTCAAGaaacatttgaatttttaaccaagttgtaaaaaaaaaaaaaaaaattgaccacttctttattttagttttcaaaattgactaGGATTTTGAAAACATTTATTTATTAGGAATAGATAAAAATACAAAGAAACTCACGAGAAGAAATcgtatttataaatttaatttttacaaATCAAATGGTTATCAAACAACGTCATTACTAAACATTATTTGAGGTATTTTGTTTATTAAAGAAGTTACTTAAAGTTCAAAATACACAACAAAAGTCAGGTAGAGAAGATTCTCACCTGTGAAGCATATTCAAAGAAATTCGCACCGGAAGGGAGAACGATCGATACTTGGTTGATAACTCAATAAGCCATCCGACAAGAAGACCGAGTGTACCGATTGCTAGCACAATAGCGATATTGGAGGACCTGTAGAAGTTCAACATTTGGTCACCTTAACTGATTACTCCTTTCATCTAAAAGTGCAGGGCAGGGCAGTCCATGTGTAGCATTTTAGTTTACCGTGTCGCCTTGGTTATAGCCATGAGAGCAGTTAGGATTGCAACAACAGTATGGATCGCCCTTTTATGAACTTCGTCGATTGTAGCTAGGTACACAAAAGTGCTAACGACAGCCATGAAAGAGAGCCAGAAGTCCAAAAACTGAAAATTATCAGGTCATCAGTCTATCAGTAGATTGGTTTCTTTGTCCTTTGTTGTTAATTTCTATATCGGTTTGGAATCGTAGTATACAATGGTCTGATAGGCATAACAGGCAAAGACTGATATAAGCAATAAGGAAAAACTTGTACCTGTAATACATTGAATGACAATGGACACCAAGTGCCCACATCACACGCATGGTATAAACCACTTGAAATCCCACTTGAGGTAAACAGCACCCACTCTGCTAGAGCCTGCAAGAACAAGCTTTTATGGCTTGGGGAAAAAACAAATACTTTTGGAATTCAGAGGAAAGAACAAGCAAATTGTTGTTAAACTTACCCTTTGTCGAAGAGCCCAAAAAGCAGGAAAAATGGCAGCAGCATTTGATGCGATCAGAGCTATCGATTGTTGCACATGCCCTGCATCAATACCAAGCAAATGTATCACAGTTGTAGGGTAAATCCTTAGTTGATActaatttttaaatatgaaGCTTCGGAATTGATGATTAAAACTAATGTAATGACAATCTGTGGTTTTCATATAAAGCTAAAAGTAATTTTCACCTCTATGGTTTACAATCTCAACGCTGCAATCAAAGCCTCCATGATTTCTATCACAGGAACAAAAGCTGGAAGAGAAACAATAACGATACTCTCAGTTTACCAAGCTAGCGAATCCCAAAGCTAAAAGATCAGAGCACGAAATTATGTGGTGTGAGGGTTGATAAAGCACACCTAAACGTTGTGGCTCCACTGGCATCAAAAGCATATTCACATTTCCCATGGGATGAGCATCTGTTCGGGCATCGCTCAAGCACAACTGACATAATTGTCCGATCTTCAGCCACACTTTTGTTGACTATATGCCTTAAACCGAAAGCCCAAGTTCCTTCACTGGCATATAACATATGGAAATCTATATTTACATTACTTGAATTGTAGAGGGAAAGGAATGTTGAGCCACCACTGTTGCTGGTTTGGTTTTTATAACAATAATCCCAGTTATCAAGAGATGGTAATCCACCAAATCTAGCATAGACTTCATAATTCATTGTCTTAGATGCTGACAATTGAAAGTGAATATTTCCTCCAGCTGCGCCACGAGGAACATCCAAAACAAAATAAGTCCAAGCATAGTTCTGTTGTCCATGATTTGAAGTGTTGCTTAGAAGCGGTTCAACAGCAAAGTTCGGCTCTTCAAAGTGCTGTTCTATGATTGGCATAAAATACGATTCAAAAGGGGATGAACCTCTTCGAACAATTGCCTGCAGAAATGCAAAAGAATTGAGAACCCATTTACTAGTTGGGAATGGAATATAAGAAACAAGGATCTATCTTGTATTTGCATGTTTGTTTTCATTTACTTGCACGGATACAAAATCAAGCTTAAATCAGAACCTATTACTAAAATAACATTACTTAGATAGATGTAGAAGTTGCTTGGACTTATTTTTTCTCCTTCATTTTCCAATTTAGTAATGGTGCTTTCGCTGTTTTTTTGGTTTTTCCACTATTATAGAGTTCCAATATTTATTAAACTTGACAATGAAATGTTTAGCTTTACTGGACCtaaatgaaaaatgaaacaTTAAAAGCTGAAGAACAATAATGAAGGAACAAGGAAGAAGCTATTTTTTCATTTATGATCTTACCTGAAGGACGTATCTGTTCCATGTACAATTGGGTCCAGTCTTTCCATAGGGGCATTGAAGCACATATGATTCCATGGAATAACAAACTCTTGTATTGTTAACCGGAATGCTTCCAAGTTCTTTAGAAAGATTAAGAGAGCCTATGGAGATATACCATCGGCCAACTTTTGGAGAATGGATAACCAAAGGGGCCGAGTTTAAGTTACTGGAATAATCATGCAGGGCAGCTGAAGGAATTGAACCAAGACGAGCAAAGCCCATCAAACTAATCCCACTGACATTACTAGAGTTATCTGACTGAGTTAAGTTGAGCCTCACGTCTGTTGCTGAAATGATCAGCTCTTCTGCCACACTTTCCACATCCAAGTAATACATTTTTGTTTCACCATCTCCAAGACAAGATGTTTTAAATGTACTACATGCAACCAAACTTTCGACTGTTTGGTTATATGACATAGCTTCTAAAACATT is drawn from Cucumis melo cultivar AY chromosome 11, USDA_Cmelo_AY_1.0, whole genome shotgun sequence and contains these coding sequences:
- the LOC103497699 gene encoding pentatricopeptide repeat-containing protein At2g46050, mitochondrial isoform X2, translating into MNFSPTLRFEMLIWTSTHFGRSRLVHSFSFNVLKATAPVNSIPRDTLLHSVVVKLGLANELSVQNKLLKVYVKCRDLDSARSLFDEMPRRNVVSWNTVICGLVDGGYGGEFKTRQRLIFLYFKKMLMGLVDPDGITFNGLFRSCVVLNDVESGRQLHSFVMKIGFDLDCFVGSALVDFYAKCGLYEDARLAFSCTLYKDLVLWNVMLYCYVFNSLSREAIEGFRLMQLEGFKGDEFTFSSLLSSCKYKGSGELGKQLHGLLIKQSFDLDILVASSLIDVYAKNDNLYDARKVFDEMPTRNSVSWTTMIVGYGQQEYGKEAVKLFRRMFGKDYCLDELTFASVLSSCGFTSGASELMQVHSCLIKLGFEAFLSINNGLIYAYSKCGIVAAALQCFRLIAEPDLVTWTSIICGLAFCGLEKDAVKLFDKMLSYGIRPDKIAFLGVLSACSHGGFVSMGLHYFNLMTNQYQLVPDPEHLTCLIDLLGRAGSLDQAFDLLKSMRKEAGPDALTAFIRACRTHGNLKLAKRAMEFISEPDEPVNYSLVSNMYASEGRWSDVARMHKLINDRCEQKTPGLSWVEIAGYNHLFKSGWTQIKIHFKVQHLTGHM
- the LOC103497699 gene encoding pentatricopeptide repeat-containing protein At2g46050, mitochondrial isoform X1 — protein: MNFSPTLRFEMLIWTSTHFGRSRLVHSFSFNVLKATAPVNSIPRDTLLHSVVVKLGLANELSVQNKLLKVYVKCRDLDSARSLFDEMPRRNVVSWNTVICGLVDGGYGGEFKTRQRLIFLYFKKMLMGLVDPDGITFNGLFRSCVVLNDVESGRQLHSFVMKIGFDLDCFVGSALVDFYAKCGLYEDARLAFSCTLYKDLVLWNVMLYCYVFNSLSREAIEGFRLMQLEGFKGDEFTFSSLLSSCKYKGSGELGKQLHGLLIKQSFDLDILVASSLIDVYAKNDNLYDARKVFDEMPTRNSVSWTTMIVGYGQQEYGKEAVKLFRRMFGKDYCLDELTFASVLSSCGFTSGASELMQVHSCLIKLGFEAFLSINNGLIYAYSKCGIVAAALQCFRLIAEPDLVTWTSIICGLAFCGLEKDAVKLFDKMLSYGIRPDKIAFLGVLSACSHGGFVSMGLHYFNLMTNQYQLVPDPEHLTCLIDLLGRAGSLDQAFDLLKSMRKEAGPDALTAFIRACRTHGNLKLAKRAMEFISEPDEPVNYSLVSNMYASEGRWSDVARMHKLINDRCEQKTPGLSWVEIAGYNHLFKSGDRSHPQSSDLYAMLGLLLNTMKEDYKSTAF
- the LOC103497700 gene encoding uncharacterized protein LOC103497700 isoform X1 encodes the protein MASNSILPTLVTSILCLFMLFSSFIGPSHSFLDFPPRNTFTVSSLTYPDTQLQPFQLRYFRVELPPWFSSLSISLNSDLDLDITKARKIPKRALPIICFREGSPPLPDASNTSIIDSGLAPLTNVSIEGIQGHQNLELCYPMQRNIEVQLTNEQIPPGVWYFGLFNGIGSSRTQSKMIVRGSSYTFTANITVEGCSPSTMFGQYCNQTVEPLSCSFSDGHNLAENVLEAMSYNQTVESLVACSTFKTSCLGDGETKMYYLDVESVAEELIISATDVRLNLTQSDNSSNVSGISLMGFARLGSIPSAALHDYSSNLNSAPLVIHSPKVGRWYISIGSLNLSKELGSIPVNNTRVCYSMESYVLQCPYGKTGPNCTWNRYVLQAIVRRGSSPFESYFMPIIEQHFEEPNFAVEPLLSNTSNHGQQNYAWTYFVLDVPRGAAGGNIHFQLSASKTMNYEVYARFGGLPSLDNWDYCYKNQTSNSGGSTFLSLYNSSNVNIDFHMLYASEGTWAFGLRHIVNKSVAEDRTIMSVVLERCPNRCSSHGKCEYAFDASGATTFSFCSCDRNHGGFDCSVEIVNHRGHVQQSIALIASNAAAIFPAFWALRQRALAEWVLFTSSGISSGLYHACDVGTWCPLSFNVLQFLDFWLSFMAVVSTFVYLATIDEVHKRAIHTVVAILTALMAITKATRSSNIAIVLAIGTLGLLVGWLIELSTKYRSFSLPVRISLNMLHRWESIKAWGRNLLKTLYRRYRWGFMMAGFTALAMAAISWNLETTETYWIWHSIWHLTIYMSSFFFLCSKARVSDGENSSVVLNGEIERGSNVNYELARQDSLPRSV
- the LOC103497699 gene encoding pentatricopeptide repeat-containing protein At2g46050, mitochondrial isoform X3, with product MAGMELEGFKGDEFTFSSLLSSCKYKGSGELGKQLHGLLIKQSFDLDILVASSLIDVYAKNDNLYDARKVFDEMPTRNSVSWTTMIVGYGQQEYGKEAVKLFRRMFGKDYCLDELTFASVLSSCGFTSGASELMQVHSCLIKLGFEAFLSINNGLIYAYSKCGIVAAALQCFRLIAEPDLVTWTSIICGLAFCGLEKDAVKLFDKMLSYGIRPDKIAFLGVLSACSHGGFVSMGLHYFNLMTNQYQLVPDPEHLTCLIDLLGRAGSLDQAFDLLKSMRKEAGPDALTAFIRACRTHGNLKLAKRAMEFISEPDEPVNYSLVSNMYASEGRWSDVARMHKLINDRCEQKTPGLSWVEIAGYNHLFKSGDRSHPQSSDLYAMLGLLLNTMKEDYKSTAF
- the LOC103497700 gene encoding uncharacterized protein LOC103497700 isoform X2, with amino-acid sequence MQRNIEVQLTNEQIPPGVWYFGLFNGIGSSRTQSKMIVRGSSYTFTANITVEGCSPSTMFGQYCNQTVEPLSCSFSDGHNLAENVLEAMSYNQTVESLVACSTFKTSCLGDGETKMYYLDVESVAEELIISATDVRLNLTQSDNSSNVSGISLMGFARLGSIPSAALHDYSSNLNSAPLVIHSPKVGRWYISIGSLNLSKELGSIPVNNTRVCYSMESYVLQCPYGKTGPNCTWNRYVLQAIVRRGSSPFESYFMPIIEQHFEEPNFAVEPLLSNTSNHGQQNYAWTYFVLDVPRGAAGGNIHFQLSASKTMNYEVYARFGGLPSLDNWDYCYKNQTSNSGGSTFLSLYNSSNVNIDFHMLYASEGTWAFGLRHIVNKSVAEDRTIMSVVLERCPNRCSSHGKCEYAFDASGATTFSFCSCDRNHGGFDCSVEIVNHRGHVQQSIALIASNAAAIFPAFWALRQRALAEWVLFTSSGISSGLYHACDVGTWCPLSFNVLQFLDFWLSFMAVVSTFVYLATIDEVHKRAIHTVVAILTALMAITKATRSSNIAIVLAIGTLGLLVGWLIELSTKYRSFSLPVRISLNMLHRWESIKAWGRNLLKTLYRRYRWGFMMAGFTALAMAAISWNLETTETYWIWHSIWHLTIYMSSFFFLCSKARVSDGENSSVVLNGEIERGSNVNYELARQDSLPRSV